One window from the genome of Drosophila albomicans strain 15112-1751.03 chromosome 2L, ASM965048v2, whole genome shotgun sequence encodes:
- the LOC117565957 gene encoding uncharacterized protein LOC117565957 isoform X3 — protein sequence MDLPSMVQRSGDTLIVRSVVSGNQLYMEQGHNATSSNHNNSNNSNTSNTSNNSNHSGNSNNTTPPLGNVASTSPTAVTTSALEQQLERYRLQQLLQQQQQQAVAAAAAVVNSVQQQQQQQQQQQQHGGLSLDAKEEGLPQCKIKRNYSCNHCAYFTQNPRYHLTHLRDVHGEKIVINKCKLCLYASRHFQKLVRHMKMVHGCTDGIPSGHGQARGKRGMSREARKRRLEESVGVMGGQAVAIAVPDMPTLEQVKRELQLQEQKLQRDIEAYKQRQREELQREQQMELVSNYERQLQATLRDLDARDSFERQSSPAEPPTPSPSGSATPPQQAALSSGGEEPQNRLLKCSACEFTTLYRTQLRAHELEEHGKTKFFRCDKCSYVTHIKARFSKHVKYHSMPMIKCVTCDFRTPYKWNLDRHMKNHGGAGAFKCAACDFTADIKQSLTVHEMNHHVPPVGNAGSIWPRRQNKVGASEMCDDFLSDSAELEDQYNNNNLDDDLEDGDGGALSGGEEHYGKRSKYEEDEEPTDLSQKGGCSSDTSSVGTTTPRAKRPMPNLIPINKSPKDVLNLSKDMNASRSSLTEIASMFFNEKQISEMLDKSDVPQLSPATTITSQASSRSLLAKKGGSFFDKLKTGAQHDNLVCQCGYVAKYLSESIIHAKSCQSSAVVIEDDDAALHEDDADDRLEIDEDDDDHQSHSALNLSVSGSTRCQHCRHRCKSSTDLLHHLSQCAEAIRCANEMYDSNSGESAERRVDAHTLQQQAAVQQQRVCIWNKAAKEIAAAVVQQDKSNLLTKSPISQATSNEENSYYGVETAPGYGEVTKKMTPEEEAANSSLKKVYKCPHCSFWASTASRFHVHIVGHLNKKPFECSLCSYRSNWRWDITKHIRLKTIRDPSHKTAKVLMNDETGRRNYTKYNKYITLMKVTEEDGDPKLMKSGEMTPNQVASLAFLKDYQKVGVGAAHDITLEPVSPNKVNNALDDAQLADNLIRLPLLATMMNAAMAKQHHQQQQQQEQHHSTMITPSVTISPVKRSHQQPPGKPSDDLITEVHQEGSEKKTFYRCRKCNFRHHNRDAVLAHVKIHYQESSYPKSNAVTGNSSSTTPLQVSVSSNQQLYMNKVFAAMCLSQQPSPTSGNQVAAAAAGGGNNGQQQHSLIPAGLLQRAIQEASQHSPTPNASALSGLALALAGGKTIAAATTTTTSTASPKANAASILEHGEQKASQNEASADSLTSPTITSNQNNSNSSTARSLQDLLTSPRTRHGHHYGAPANSNANTNVVMGSGYNGSSSSCRLDKKSTSSSTASAAAQQQLQQQQSTSTTTTITSPLPRHCRLKHSGDIRIETLERSSGSNAPPIYRPQGAGATNESQSHLLTTTNNNNNYSNNNNNSNSNKSSNNIGALLSSKQLEQLLHSPLSASAAAVVNAATTQQDIQAAAAYWAAACKAAVSSGSVEELLQLQQNDQIEITRLPSSSTATTTAAATVATAIHNQQELPSNNNNTKSKQQKCPVCPYISESKSQMNYHVSLHKPTQYECRLCTFVCAKKQHLSSHMRSVHQQQLGAATTATAAAAGNSLGLDFTMALQRAAATKQMPQLPLAIDLSQLQLEEEQATTELPPEYQYKLISYCPRCPARFAQKHHNDERNAKLELEQHLAEHAPNELESDEVHICAYCEYRASAETLLQLHRAVHMSHYQEKCQELYRNCKEDVMYPAPKLLQISGPETIWVVDNELGAQLLRQSTTTTTNFDSQNSLLKKQLESGGAIVREQTPPKAQEAEEDEERQSSSTPSTSASVATSDLAADGCSSEAGSVDMPQSAPAPQRCQHCPFETEQHELLQQHLQKHACINAPDEEAQQCAHCDYNALDEAELEEHTAVHFNASEKLKSVEFYTCYDKLEISVEQEPEAEQLEAAEAKQPEHNNNEDNVANANVQHPQEADEEEENEVDEKKEQPEAKKPCTKLILYKTDGELSVKPSPEEESTATQRGENISDRLRRRSLRGNATSTATATVIAEPATSPNAVETTTDKMILVNAKTGKVIYRK from the exons ATGGACCTGCCCTCGATGGTGCAACGTTCTGGCGATACGCTCATTGTGCGCAGCGTTGTCAGTGGCAATCAGCTGTACATGGAGCAGGGACACAATGCAACCAGTAGCAAccataacaacagcaacaacagtaacacaAGCAAcactagcaacaacagcaaccatagcggtaacagcaacaacacaacgcCACCGTTGGGCAACGTGGCATCCACATCGCCAACAGCGGTGACAACCAGCGCATTGGAACAGCAACTGGAGCGTTATCGCTTGCAAcaattgctgcaacagcagcaacaacaggcggtggcagcagccgcagccgttGTCAACAgcgtgcagcagcagcaacagcaacagcagcaacaacaacagcatggCGGACTCTCGCTGGATGCCAAGGAGGAGGGGCTGCCACAGTGCAAAATCAAGCGCAACTACAGCTGCAACCATTGCGCCTACTTCACACAGAATCCGCGCTACCATTTGACGCATCTGCGGGACGTGCACGGCGAGAAGATTGTGATCAACAAGTGCAAGCTTTGTTTGTACGCCTCCCGCCACTTTCAGAAGCTGGTGCGCCACATGAAGATGGTGCACGGCTGCACCGATGGCATTCCCAGCGGTCACGGGCAGGCGCGTGGCAAGCGCGGCATGAGTCGTGAGGCACGCAAGCGACGGTTGGAGGAGAGCGTGGGGGTTATGGGTGGTCAGGCGGTGGCCATTGCGGTGCCCGATATGCCCACGTTGGAGCAGGTGAAGCGTGAATTGCAGCTGCAGGAGCAGAAGTTGCAACGCGACATCGAAGCGTACAAACAGCGACAACGCGAAGAGTTGCAACGCGAGCAACAGATGGAACTTGTGTCCAACTATGAGCGACAATTGCAGGCAACATTGCGTGATCTCGATGCACGCGACAGTTTCGAGCGTCAATCCTCGCCCGCGGAGCCACCAACTCCCTCGCCCAGCGGCTCAGCCACGCCTCCACAGCAGGCCGCCTTGTCTTCGGGTGGCGAGGAGCCACAGAATCGCCTGCTCAAGTGCAGCGCCTGCGAGTTCACCACCCTCTATCGCACACAGTTGCGGGCTCATGAGCTGGAGGAGCACGGCAAGACAAAGTTCTTCCGGTGCGACAAGTGCAGCTATGTGACGCACATCAAGGCGCGCTTTAGCAAGCATGTGAAGTACCATTCGATGCCGATGATCAAGTGCGTCACTTGCGATTTTCGCACACCCTACAAATGGAATCTCGACAGGCATATGAAGAATCATGGCGGAGCCGGCGCCTTCAAGTGTGCCGCCTGCGATTTCACTGCGGACATTAAACAGTCGCTCACAGTACACGAGATGAATCATCATGTGCCGCCGGTGGGCAATGCGGGCTCCATTTGGCCGCGACGACAGAACAAAGTTGGGGCGAGTGAAATGTGCGATGATTTCCTCAGCGATTCGGCCGAGTTGGAGGATCagtataacaacaataacttgGACGATGATCTGGAGGATGGCGATGGCGGTGCGTTGAGCGGTGGGGAGGAGCATTATGGCAAGCGCAGCAAGTacgaggaggatgaggagccCACAGATCTGTCGCAGAAGGGCGGCTGCTCATCTGACACATCCAGCGTGGGCACCACAACGCCACGGGCCAAGCGACCCATGCCCAATCTGATTCCCATCAACAAGAGTCCCAAGGA CGTGCTGAACCTTTCCAAGGATATGAATGCCAGTCGCAGCTCTCTCACCGAGATCGCCTCCATGTTCTTCAACGAGAAGCAAATCTCCGAGATGCTCGACAAATCGGATGTGCCACAACTGTCGCCTGCCACCACGATCACATCGCAGGCTTCGTCGCGCAGTCTGCTGGCCAAAAAGGGCGGCTCCTTCTTTGACAAACTGAAGACGGGAGCACAGCACGATAATCTGGTGTGTCAGTGTGGCTATGTGGCCAAATATCTCTCGGAATCCATAATACACGCCAAGAGCTGTCAATCGTCGGCGGTTGTTATCGAGGATGACGATGCAGCGCTGCACGAAGATGATGCCGACGATCGCCTGGAGATcgatgaggatgacgatgatcATCAGTCGCATTCGGCCTTGAACTTGAGCGTTTCGGGCTCCACTCGCTGTCAGCACTGTCGACATCGTTGCAAATCGTCCACAGATCTGTTGCATCATCTCTCGCAATGCGCCGAAGCCATTCGCTGTGCCAACGAGATGTACGATTCGAATTCTGGAGAAAGTGCCGAGCGTCGTGTGGATGCGCACACGTTGCAACAACAAGCGGcggtgcaacagcaacgtgtCTGCATTTGGAACAAGGCGGCCAAGGAAATTGCCGCCGCTGTTGTGCAGCAGGATAAGTCCAATCTGTTGACCAAATCCCCGATTAGTCAAGCGACCAGCAATGAGGAGAACAGCTATTATGGCGTGGAAACAGCGCCTGGTTATGGTGAG GTAACCAAAAAGATGACGCccgaagaagaagcagccaACTCATCACTGAAGAAGGTCTACAAGTGTCCACACTGCAGTTTCTGGGCATCGACAGCATCGCGCTTCCACGTCCACATCGTTGGCCATCTGAACAAGAAACCCTTCGAGTGCTCGCTCTGCTCGTATCGCTCCAATTGGCGCTGGGACATCACCAAGCACATCCGGCTAAAGACCATTCGGGATCCATCGCATAAGACGGCCAAGGTGTTGATGAACGATGAGACGGGACGACGCAATTACACCAAGTACAACAAGTACATTACACTGATGAAGGTGACCGAAGAGGATGGCGATCCGAAGCTTATGAAATCCGGTGAAATGACCCCCAATCAGGTGGCATCGTTGGCCTTCTTGAAGGACTATCAAAAGGTGGGCGTTGGCGCTGCTCATGACATCACTTTGGAGCCCGTGTCGCCCAACAAAGTCAACAATGCACTGGACGACGCTCAGCTGGCGGATAATCTGATTCGTTTGCCATTGCTGGCAACGATGATGAATGCCGCGATGGCCAaacagcatcatcaacagcaacagcagcaggagcaacatcACTCCACCATGATCACGCCTTCGGTAACCATTTCGCCAGTGAAACGTTCGCATCAGCAGCCACCAGGAAAGCCCAGCGATGATCTCATCACTGAGGTGCATCAGGAGGGCAGCGAGAAGAAGACGTTCTACAGATGCCGCAAGTGCAACTTTAG ACATCACAATCGTGACGCGGTGCTGGCGCATGTCAAAATCCACTATCAGGAGTCGAGTTACCCCAAATCGAATGCTGTcacaggcaacagcagcagcacaacaccATTGCAGGTCTCGGTTAGCTCCAATCAACAGCTCTATATGAATAAAGTATTTGCCGCCATGTGCCTATCGCAGCAGCCATCGCCCACATCGGGCAACcaggttgctgctgctgctgctggtggtggcaacaatggccaacaacaacattcccTAATACCAGCTGGATTGCTGCAGCGTGCCATTCAAGAGGCATCACAGCATTCACCGACACCGAATGCGAGTGCTTTGAGTGGTCTCGCTTTAGCTCTAGCTGGTGGCAAGAcgatagcagcagcaacaacaacaacaacgtcgacaGCATCGCCAAAAGCAAATGCCGCCTCCATATTAGAGCACGGTGAGCAGAAAGCGAGTCAAAATGAGGCAAGTGCCGACAGTCTGACGTCGCCCACAATCACCAGCAACCAAAACAATTCGAACTCAAGCACAGCTCGATCCTTGCAAGATCTGCTAACATCACCGCGTACACGACATGGTCATCATTATGGTGCTCCTGCTAATTCTAATGCTAATACAAATGTGgttatgggtagcggatataacggcagcagcagcagctgccggcTGGATAAGAAGAGCACATCCTCATCCACAGCGAGTGCTGctgcacaacagcaactacaacaacaacaaagcaccTCCACCACAACCACAATTACATCGCCTTTGCCA CGGCATTGTCGCTTAAAGCATTCCGGGGATATTCGGATCGAGACCCTTGAGCGCAGCTCTGGCAGCAATGCCCCGCCCATTTACCGTCCACAGGGCGCTGGCGCCACCAACGAGTCCCAATCCCATCTCCtcaccaccaccaacaacaacaacaactatagtaataacaacaacaacagcaacagcaacaaatcaaGCAACAACATCGGCGCCTTGTTGAGCAGCAAACAGTTGGAGCAATTGTTACATTCACCACTCTCGGCCAGCGCTGCAGCTGTGGTAAATGCAGCCACCACACAACAGGACATTCAGGCAGCTGCCGCTTATTGGGCTGCGGCCTGCAAAGCAGCGGTTAGCAGCGGCAGCGTCGAAgagttgttgcaactgcagcagaatgatcaaattgaaatcaCGCGTCTCCCATCGTcatccacagcaacaacaacggcagcagcaactgttgccacTGCAATCCACAATCAACAAGAGttgcccagcaacaacaacaacacaaagtCCAAGCAACAAAAGTGCCCGGTGTGTCCGTACATCTCGGAGAGCAAATCCCAGATGAACTATCACGTCTCGTTGCACAAACCGACGCAATACGAGTGTCGCCTGTGCACTTTCGTCTGCGCCAAGAAGCAACATCTCAGCAGCCACATGCGCAGCGtgcatcagcaacaactcGGAGCAGCCAcaactgccacagcagcagccgcaggcAATTCACTGGGTCTGGACTTCACCATGGCGTTGCAACGTGCTGCGGCAACCAAACAGATGCCACAGTTGCCGCTGGCCATCGATTTGAGTCAGTTGCAGCTGGAGGAGGAACAGGCCACAACCGAATTGCCGCCGGAATATCAATACAAGCTCATCAGCTACTGTCCACGGTGTCCGGCGCGTTTTGCGCAAAAGCATCACAACGATGAGCGGAACGCAAAGCTGGAGCTAGAGCAGCATCTGGCTGAGCATGCGCCCAACGAACTCGAGTCGGATGAGGTGCACATTTGTGCCTATTGCGAGTATCGCGCCAGCGCTGAAACtttgctgcaactgcatcGAGCGGTCCACATGTCGCACTACCAGGAAAAGTGTCAAGAATTGTATAGAAATTGCAAGGAGGATGTCATGTATCCGGCACCCAAATTGCTGCAAATCTCCGGACCCGAAACCATTTGGGTGGTGGACAATGAGCTGGGCGCTCAACTGTTGCGTCAATCGACGACAACCACGACTAATTTCGATAGCCAGAATTCGCTGCTGAAGAAGCAACTCGAATCGGGCGGCGCAATTGTGCGGGAGCAAACACCACCGAAGGCCCAAGAGGccgaggaggatgaggagcgTCAGAGCAGCTCGACGCCCTCGACAAGCGCATCGGTGGCCACCAGTGATCTGGCTGCCGATGGTTGCAGCAGCGAGGCGGGCTCCGTGGACATGCCACAATCGGCGCCGGCGCCACAACGCTGCCAGCATTGTCCCTTCGAGACGGAGCAGCATGAGCTACTGCAGCAGCATCTGCAGAAGCATGCGTGCATCAATGCACCCGATGAGGAGGCACAACAATGTGCTCACTGCGATTACAATGCGTTGGATGAGGCGGAGTTGGAGGAGCACACCGCTGTGCACTTCAATGCCAGCGAGAAACTCAAATCCGTGGAGTTCTACACGTGCTACGACAAGCTGGAGATTAGTGTGGAACAAGAGCCAGAGGCAGAGCAGCTTGAGGCAGCGGAAGCCAAGCAGCcggagcacaacaacaacgaggacAATGTGGCAAATGCGAATGTGCAACATCCACAAGAAGctgacgaggaggaggagaacgAGGTGGACGAGAAAAAGGAACAGCCAGAGGCAAAGAAACCTTGCACCAAGCTGATACTCTACAAAACCGATGGCGAGCTGAGTGTGAAGCCATCGCCGGAGGAGGAATCAACGGCCACGCAGCGTGGCGAGAACATTAGCGATCGGCTGCGACGTCGCAGCTTGAGGGGCAATGCAacatcgacagcgacagcgacagtgATCGCAGAGCCTGCCACATCACCAAATGCAGTGGAGACAACGACGGACAAAATGATACTGGTCAATGCCAAGACGGGCAAAGTCATATACAGAAAGTAA